Proteins found in one Brachyspira murdochii DSM 12563 genomic segment:
- a CDS encoding CAP domain-containing protein, with the protein MKKYVFIMLITAFLFSSCQNDTTKPSSNSSANSNTSENNNAVSSDAQAVFDLVNQERAKAGLKAYKLDTKLCEAAVKRAQEIVEKYDHIRPNGTDFDTVLDEYGFNSKAYIRGENIVAMRESASSAMNAWMNSQGHKDNILADYYTTIGIGVYEYNGSILGAAFFKRLFHLNYPICNHGIHVEV; encoded by the coding sequence ATGAAAAAATATGTTTTTATTATGCTTATAACAGCATTCTTATTTAGTTCATGCCAAAATGATACCACAAAACCTAGCAGTAATTCTTCAGCCAACAGCAATACCTCTGAAAATAATAATGCTGTAAGTTCAGATGCCCAAGCTGTATTTGATTTGGTAAATCAAGAAAGAGCAAAGGCTGGACTTAAAGCATATAAATTAGATACAAAATTATGCGAAGCTGCCGTCAAAAGAGCTCAAGAAATAGTAGAGAAATATGACCATATAAGACCAAATGGAACTGATTTTGATACTGTACTTGATGAATACGGATTTAATTCAAAAGCATATATAAGAGGCGAAAATATAGTTGCTATGCGTGAAAGTGCATCTTCAGCTATGAACGCTTGGATGAACTCTCAAGGACATAAAGATAATATTCTAGCTGATTATTATACTACAATAGGCATTGGTGTTTATGAGTATAATGGAAGTATATTGGGTGCAGCTTTTTTTAAGCGACTCTTTCATCTAAATTATCCTATATGTAATCATGGCATTCATGTCGAAGTATAA
- a CDS encoding dihydroorotate dehydrogenase electron transfer subunit: MFLEDSVVIDNIQISDDKYIIKVKSKESYKYSKAGQFFMLKSNTFLRRPISIHYIDNDILEFYYQVKGEGTKYLSQLEKDDILNIQGPLGNGFDISFRDKNILLVAGGMGIAPFKLLIEKLLNNNNSITLIMGGANETAIKIITRFDTSSVDLHITTDDGSVGDKCNTVDKTKELLKQKSFDIIYTCGPTVMMNGIMNIANENNILCYASLEERMACGVNACLGCNIEIKDNNSESGYTLKKVCHDGPVFDSKLLNI, from the coding sequence ATGTTTTTAGAAGATTCTGTTGTAATAGACAATATACAAATATCAGATGATAAATATATTATTAAAGTAAAATCAAAAGAAAGTTATAAATATTCAAAAGCAGGGCAATTTTTCATGCTTAAAAGTAATACCTTTTTAAGACGTCCTATAAGTATTCACTATATTGATAATGATATATTAGAGTTTTATTATCAGGTAAAGGGTGAAGGCACAAAGTATTTATCGCAATTAGAAAAAGATGATATTCTTAATATTCAAGGTCCTTTAGGAAATGGATTTGACATATCTTTTAGAGATAAAAATATACTCCTTGTAGCTGGAGGAATGGGAATAGCACCTTTCAAACTTTTGATAGAAAAATTGTTAAACAATAATAACTCTATAACTTTAATAATGGGCGGAGCTAATGAAACTGCTATAAAAATAATAACAAGATTTGATACAAGCAGTGTTGACTTACACATTACAACTGATGACGGCTCTGTGGGTGATAAATGCAATACGGTAGATAAAACAAAAGAATTATTAAAGCAAAAAAGTTTTGATATTATATATACATGCGGACCTACTGTTATGATGAATGGAATAATGAATATAGCTAATGAAAATAATATACTTTGCTATGCTTCACTTGAAGAGAGAATGGCATGCGGAGTTAATGCATGTTTGGGATGCAATATAGAAATAAAAGATAATAATTCAGAAAGCGGATATACATTAAAAAAAGTTTGTCATGACGGACCAGTATTTGATTCTAAATTATTAAATATTTAA
- a CDS encoding dihydroorotate dehydrogenase, protein MSRLNINFLGKELKNNVITSSGCFGFGEEYSNYFDINELGAVNLKGITLNKKEGNKGTRIAETPSGMINCIGLENPGIEYFKNNIVKNIKYNSPIILNINGADTDEYVKVAEIANEIERVDFVELNISCPNVKNGGMAFGASCESAESITKAVKKVLNKKPLIVKLSPNVTDIASIAKSVEYAGADSVSLVNTFLAMKIDTKTKKPLLGNIFGGLSGSCIRPIAVRMVYQVYKAVKVPIVGMGGISSYNDALEFIIAGASLVSIGAGIFSNPTLPIEVINGIDNYLKENSINNVKDLIGAAHS, encoded by the coding sequence ATGAGCAGATTGAATATAAATTTTTTGGGTAAAGAATTAAAAAATAATGTTATAACATCTTCAGGCTGTTTTGGTTTTGGAGAAGAGTACAGTAATTATTTTGATATTAATGAGCTTGGTGCTGTTAACTTAAAAGGAATAACTTTAAATAAAAAAGAAGGCAATAAAGGTACACGCATAGCAGAAACTCCATCTGGAATGATAAACTGTATAGGGCTTGAAAATCCGGGTATAGAATATTTTAAAAACAATATAGTTAAAAATATCAAATATAATTCTCCTATAATATTAAATATAAATGGTGCTGATACTGATGAATATGTTAAAGTAGCTGAAATAGCAAATGAAATAGAAAGAGTTGATTTTGTAGAGCTTAATATATCATGTCCGAATGTGAAAAATGGAGGCATGGCTTTTGGTGCAAGCTGTGAGAGTGCTGAATCCATTACAAAAGCTGTAAAAAAAGTGCTTAATAAAAAGCCTTTAATAGTAAAACTCTCTCCGAATGTAACTGACATAGCAAGCATAGCAAAAAGTGTTGAATATGCAGGTGCGGACAGTGTATCTTTAGTTAATACATTTTTGGCCATGAAGATAGATACAAAAACTAAAAAACCTTTGCTTGGTAATATATTCGGAGGTTTATCAGGTTCATGTATACGCCCTATAGCTGTAAGAATGGTTTATCAGGTATACAAAGCTGTAAAAGTACCTATTGTTGGTATGGGAGGGATTAGCAGTTATAATGATGCTTTGGAGTTTATAATTGCTGGGGCTTCTTTGGTTTCTATAGGGGCTGGTATATTTTCAAATCCTACTCTTCCTATAGAGGTTATTAATGGAATAGATAATTACCTTAAAGAAAATAGTATAAATAATGTAAAAGACCTGATAGGGGCAGCTCACTCATAA